A region of Sugiyamaella lignohabitans strain CBS 10342 chromosome A, complete sequence DNA encodes the following proteins:
- the STL1 gene encoding glucose-inactivated glycerol proton symporter STL1, whose product MVDTKVTSTHDVEYVDDVSIDENIKGNVQEAQVFSAAMEEALRKDKPQPWSKGMIKLYLILAVGYLCSATNGFDANTFGGVLAMPNFNDFFNSHGGSTQGLIASIYVIGNMIGSLPPGPMADAWGRKVPIAVGSFVAVIGIILQAAAQNTSMLIGGRFLLGFGVGFVQSTGPAYCIELAHPAYRGILVGLYQSCFFVGTILTTWLEFGLYYIGDSPVTWRFPLAFQCVPSVIILCFIYWCPDTPRWYMSKGQDEKALEILAKYHADGNRESPIVTFQMAEIRAAIDAEDTGKRWFDIRDFLFTKSGRYRLFLLWAVAWFSQLDLPPTSYYFPIMVKTAGITNVRIQLLLNAIQTPIMFVCAITGSRFAVDSMGRRKLFILASTGMTLSLIVITACSALQEGRPAVGGTGIAFLYVFLVTFSFGWTPLQALYSSEILSTEWRTRGLAIYNLLTNCAGFINTYVPPVAIQNVGYRFYIFYIVWDVVGIITIYFTFVETRGRTLEEIEEIFKDPHPVRFSKQKQTVLINESGDVYMAE is encoded by the coding sequence ATGGTCGACACTAAAGTAACTTCGACACATGATGTCGAATATGTTGACGATGTCAGCATTGATGAGAATATTAAAGGAAATGTTCAAGAAGCACAAGTTTTCTCTGCTGCTATGGAAGAGGCTCTCCGTAAGGATAAGCCTCAACCATGGAGCAAGGGTATGATTAAGTTATATCTGATTTTGGCGGTTGGATATCTCTGTTCTGCCACCAATGGTTTTGATGCCAATACTTTTGGTGGTGTTCTTGCTATGCCAAATTTTAAcgatttcttcaattccCATGGTGGTAGTACTCAGGGTCTAATTGCGTCTATTTATGTAATTGGAAATATGATTGGTTCTCTTCCTCCTGGACCAATGGCCGATGCTTGGGGAAGAAAAGTTCCTATTGCCGTTGGATCTTTTGTAGCTGTCATCGGTATTATTCTccaggctgctgctcaaaatACATCAATGTTGATTGGTGGAAGATTTCTTTTAGGATTCGGTGTTGGTTTTGTTCAAAGTACTGGTCCTGCTTATTGTATTGAACTTGCTCATCCTGCATACAGAGGTATCCTTGTCGGTCTCTATCAATCATGTTTCTTTGTAGGTACTATTCTGACAACTTGGTTGGAATTCGGTCTCTATTATATTGGAGACAGTCCCGTCACATGGAGATTCCCCTTAGCTTTCCAATGTGTTCCTTCTGTTATCATTCTCTGTTTCATTTACTGGTGTCCTGATACCCCCAGATGGTATATGTCCAAGGGTCAGGACGAGAAGGCATTGGAAATCTTAGCCAAGTATCATGCTGATGGTAATAGAGAAAGCCCTATCGTGACCTTCCAAATGGCCGAGATTAGAGCTGCTATCGATGCTGAAGATACAGGAAAGCGATGGTTCGATATTAGAGACTTTTTGTTTACAAAGTCAGGAAGATATAGATTGTTCCTTCTATGGGCCGTTGCCTGGTTTAGTCAGCTTGATTTACCTCCTACATCTTACTATTTCCCTATTATGGTCAAGACTGCTGGTATCACTAATGTTAGAATCCAACTCTTGCTTAACGCTATTCAAACACCCATTATGTTTGTATGTGCCATTACTGGATCTCGCTTTGCTGTTGACAGTATGGGTAGAAGAAAACTATTTATACTCGCAAGTACAGGTATGACCCTTTCTCTGATTGTTATTACTGCCTGTTCTGCATTGCAAGAGGGCCGtcctgctgttggtggtactggtattGCATTCTTGTACGTCTTTTTAGTCACGTTCTCATTTGGATGGACACCTTTACAAGCTTTGTATTCTAGTGAAATTCTCTCTACCGAATGGCGTACTCGTGGTTTGGCCATTTACAACTTGTTGACCAACTGTGCTGGGTTCATCAACACCTACGTCCCACCTGTAGCAATTCAAAATGTAGGTTACCGTTTCTACATTTTTTACATTGTTTGGGATGTTGTAGGTATTATTACCATTTACTTCACTTTTGTTGAGACTAGAGGTCGTACTTTGgaagagattgaagagATCTTTAAGGATCCACACCCTGTCAGATTTTCCAAACAAAAGCAAACCGTTCTTATCAATGAGTCTGGTGATGTTTACATGGCTGAATAA
- the GYP1 gene encoding Gyp1p (Cis-golgi GTPase-activating protein (GAP) for yeast Rabs; the Rab family members are Ypt1p (in vivo) and for Ypt1p, Sec4p, Ypt7p, and Ypt51p (in vitro); involved in vesicle docking and fusion; GO_component: GO:0005794 - Golgi apparatus [Evidence IEA]; GO_component: GO:0005794 - Golgi apparatus [Evidence IDA] [PMID 11359917]; GO_component: GO:0005795 - Golgi stack [Evidence IEA]; GO_component: GO:0005739 - mitochondrion [Evidence IDA] [PMID 14576278]; GO_component: GO:0005739 - mitochondrion [Evidence IDA] [PMID 16823961]; GO_function: GO:0005096 - GTPase activator activity [Evidence IEA]; GO_function: GO:0005097 - Rab GTPase activator activity [Evidence IEA]; GO_function: GO:0005097 - Rab GTPase activator activity [Evidence IDA,IMP,IPI,ISS] [PMID 10508155]; GO_process: GO:0043547 - positive regulation of GTPase activity [Evidence IEA]; GO_process: GO:0032851 - positive regulation of Rab GTPase activity [Evidence IEA]; GO_process: GO:0032313 - regulation of Rab GTPase activity [Evidence IEA]; GO_process: GO:0016192 - vesicle-mediated transport [Evidence IDA] [PMID 11118206]), which produces MTTGPGNGANGSSNTLKSQFDGIIKDPANSLYSIRPNSARPSRKSTSSPISSTDHLDDETKSNAELEEINSRYSRIARFKKILQATNVDLNDLKRLAWSGIPEELRPMSWQLLLGYLPTNAERRVSTLARKRKEYLDGVSQAFSSGLDQVMWHQISIDVPRTNPHIKLYGFESTQRALERILYLWAIRHPASGYVQGINDLVTPFFQTFLSAYIDGDPETCDPGTLPKSVLDVVEADSFWCLTKLLDGIQDNYIHAQPGIQRQVAELRDLTQRIDAQLFKHLQEENVEFMQFSFRWMNCLLMREVSVKNTIRMWDTYLAEGSDGFSKFHVYVCAAFLVKWSPAILRMDFQEVMMFLQALPTKDWDEKNIELLLSEAFMWQSLFKNASAHLR; this is translated from the coding sequence ATGACTACGGGACCAGGTAATGGTGCTAATGGATCGTCTAACACCTTGAAATCACAGTTTGATGGCATTATCAAGGACCCCGCCAACTCATTATATTCTATTCGACCCAACAGCGCAAGACCATCTCGAAAATCGACTTCATCTccaatatcatcaacagaTCATTTGGATGACGAGACAAAATCAAACGCTGAATTAGAAGAGATCAATTCAAGATACTCACGCATAGCacgattcaaaaaaatactaCAAGCTACAAATGTAGACCTAAATGATTTAAAACGACTGGCTTGGTCAGGGATACCCGAAGAATTACGTCCCATGTCATGGCAACTTCTCCTCGGTTATCTACCTACCAATGCCGAACGACGGGTGTCTACGTTGGCTAGAAAGCGCAAAGAATATCTGGATGGTGTTTCACAAGCATTTTCTAGTGGTCTTGATCAGGTTATGTGGCATCAAATTTCTATTGACGTTCCAAGAACCAATCCACATATCAAACTGTACGGGTTCGAATCGACTCAGAGAGCCTTAGAACGCATTTTATATCTATGGGCTATTCGGCATCCTGCTTCGGGATATGTCCAAGGCATCAATGATCTGGTGACTCCGTTTTTCCAAACTTTTTTATCTGCATACATAGACGGAGACCCAGAAACGTGTGATCCAGGTACCCTGCCAAAAAGTGTCCTTGATGTGGTAGAAGCAGACAGCTTCTGGTGCTTAACGAAGCTTCTAGACGGTATTCAAGATAATTATATTCATGCACAACCAGGAATCCAGCGACAAGTAGCAGAGCTCCGTGATCTCACGCAAAGAATAGATGCACAGCTCTTTAAACACTtgcaagaagaaaacgTAGAGTTCATGCAGTTCAGTTTCAGATGGATGAATTGTTTGCTCATGCGCGAGGTGAGTGTTAAGAATACTATTCGAATGTGGGATACCTATCTGGCCGAAGGCTCAGATGGGTTTTCCAAGTTCCATGTCTATGTCTGTGCAGCATTCTTGGTCAAGTGGAGCCCAGCTATTTTGCGAATGGATTTCCAAGAAGTCATGATGTTCCTACAGGCTCTACCGACTAAAGACTGGGACGAGAAAAACatcgagctgctgctgagtgAAGCATTCATGTGGCAATCATTATTTAAGAACGCGTCGGCACATCTAAGGTGA
- the MTD1 gene encoding methylenetetrahydrofolate dehydrogenase (NAD(+)) (NAD-dependent 5,10-methylenetetrahydrafolate dehydrogenase; plays a catalytic role in oxidation of cytoplasmic one-carbon units; expression is regulated by Bas1p and Bas2p, repressed by adenine, and may be induced by inositol and choline; GO_component: GO:0005737 - cytoplasm [Evidence IEA,IEA]; GO_component: GO:0005829 - cytosol [Evidence IDA] [PMID 8608153]; GO_component: GO:0005634 - nucleus [Evidence IEA,IEA]; GO_function: GO:0003824 - catalytic activity [Evidence IEA]; GO_function: GO:0004487 - methylenetetrahydrofolate dehydrogenase (NAD+) activity [Evidence IEA]; GO_function: GO:0004487 - methylenetetrahydrofolate dehydrogenase (NAD+) activity [Evidence IMP,ISS] [PMID 8416923]; GO_function: GO:0004488 - methylenetetrahydrofolate dehydrogenase (NADP+) activity [Evidence IEA]; GO_function: GO:0016491 - oxidoreductase activity [Evidence IEA]; GO_process: GO:0009396 - folic acid-containing compound biosynthetic process [Evidence IEA]; GO_process: GO:0009396 - folic acid-containing compound biosynthetic process [Evidence IMP] [PMID 8608153]; GO_process: GO:0006730 - one-carbon metabolic process [Evidence IEA]; GO_process: GO:0006730 - one-carbon metabolic process [Evidence IDA,IMP] [PMID 8608153]; GO_process: GO:0055114 - oxidation-reduction process [Evidence IEA,IEA]; GO_process: GO:0009113 - purine nucleobase biosynthetic process [Evidence IDA,IMP] [PMID 8608153]; GO_process: GO:0006164 - purine nucleotide biosynthetic process [Evidence IEA]) has protein sequence MNTGANEVPETVLASTVAKPFIEELRQGLEKLDRKPKLVGFLANSDPAAVKYADWTKKTSEEIGFEYELRTLDKEDLEEGILQANEDDLVDGIMVYFPVFGNRQDQYLQQVLSPQKDVEGLSHIYISNMYHNIRFLDKEKTQKSILPCTPLAIVKILEHLAVYNSVLPYGNRLYGKTVTVINRSEIVGRPLAALLANDGATVYSVDVTGVQKFTRGEGIKQIKHHVADVDTDWKEAAAQSDVIITGVPSPDYKFPVELTKYGVVCINFSSEKNFGPEVKEHAALYVPSIGKVTIAMLLRNLLRLIDNKKQRSL, from the coding sequence ATGAACACCGGAGCTAACGAGGTACCAGAGACGGTTCTGGCTAGCACAGTAGCCAAGCCATTCATCGAGGAATTGCGTCAGGGTCTTGAGAAACTCGATCGAAAGCCCAAGCTGGTTGGATTTTTGGCCAATTCagatcctgctgctgtcaagtATGCTGATtggacgaagaagacttCTGAGGAAATTGGTTTCGAGTACGAACTAAGAACTCTGGATAAGGAAGATTTGGAAGAAGGCATTCTCCAAGCCAATGAAGATGACTTGGTTGACGGTATTATGGTATACTTCCCTGTTTTTGGCAACCGTCAAGATCAGTATCTGCAACAAGTGCTCTCTCCACAGAAGGATGTTGAAGGCTTGAGTCATATCTACATCTCCAACATGTATCACAACATTCGATTCCTTGATAAGGAAAAGACCCAGAAGAGTATTCTGCCATGTACCCCATTAGCAATTGTCAAGATTCTCGAGCATTTGGCTGTATACAACTCGGTTCTACCATATGGTAACCGTTTATATGGCAAGACAGTGACTGTCATTAACCGTAGTGAGATTGTCGGTCGTCCTTTGGCAGCTCTTTTGGCTAACGACGGTGCCACTGTGTACTCAGTAGATGTTACAGGAGTTCAGAAATTCACTAGAGGTGAAGGAATCAAGCAAATTAAACACCACGTAGCTGATGTTGACACCGATTGgaaagaagcagctgctcaGTCCGATGTTATCATTACAGGTGTTCCAAGCCCTGATTATAAGTTCCCTGTCGAGCTCACCAAATACGGAGTTGTATGTATCAACTTTTCTAGTGAGAAGAACTTTGGACCAGAGGTGAAAGAGCACGCTGCTCTCTACGTGCCCTCTATCGGCAAGGTCACCATTGCCATGCTTTTGCGAAATTTGCTTCGTCTGATAGATAACAAGAAGCAGCGTTCTCTATAG
- the RPF2 gene encoding Rpf2p (Essential protein involved in rRNA maturation and ribosomal assembly; involved in the processing of pre-rRNA and the assembly of the 60S ribosomal subunit; interacts with ribosomal protein L11; localizes predominantly to the nucleolus; constituent of 66S pre-ribosomal particles; GO_component: GO:0005730 - nucleolus [Evidence IEA]; GO_component: GO:0005730 - nucleolus [Evidence IDA] [PMID 11864606]; GO_component: GO:0005730 - nucleolus [Evidence IPI] [PMID 11864607]; GO_component: GO:0005634 - nucleus [Evidence IEA]; GO_component: GO:0030687 - preribosome, large subunit precursor [Evidence IDA] [PMID 17443350]; GO_function: GO:0008097 - 5S rRNA binding [Evidence IPI] [PMID 11864606]; GO_function: GO:0008312 - 7S RNA binding [Evidence IPI] [PMID 11864606]; GO_function: GO:0019843 - rRNA binding [Evidence IPI] [PMID 11864606]; GO_process: GO:1902626 - assembly of large subunit precursor of preribosome [Evidence IMP] [PMID 22735702]; GO_process: GO:0000466 - maturation of 5.8S rRNA from tricistronic rRNA transcript (SSU-rRNA, 5.8S rRNA, LSU-rRNA) [Evidence IMP] [PMID 11864606]; GO_process: GO:0000463 - maturation of LSU-rRNA from tricistronic rRNA transcript (SSU-rRNA, 5.8S rRNA, LSU-rRNA) [Evidence IMP] [PMID 11864606]; GO_process: GO:0000027 - ribosomal large subunit assembly [Evidence IMP] [PMID 11864606]; GO_process: GO:0000027 - ribosomal large subunit assembly [Evidence IPI] [PMID 11864607]) produces the protein MVDLSALKKPDAKRFQKKNDIRPFEDAASLEFLSNKNDASLLVLGTSNKKRPNNLTFARTFNHQIYDMIELRLESFKFLKDFRKQTFSVGMKPMMAFNGPLFDTHPTYKHIKSLFLDFFRGQVLESLDVAGLQHVISISAAELEENKPLPAVYFRVYLVKSYKSSSGPKMPRIELDEVGPRFDFRIGRVQTADPEMEKEALKKPKQLEAKTKKNIETDILGDKVGRIHVGKQELGKLQTRKMKGLKKKYDQDKEESDFSDDGEHDAILDEIIQEVPSKKQRVN, from the coding sequence ATGGTCGATTTGAGTGCTCTTAAGAAGCCAGATGCCAAGAGAttccaaaagaaaaatgatATCAGACCctttgaagatgctgcttcGCTGGAGTTTTTGTCTAACAAGAACGATGCGTCGTTATTGGTGCTAGGTACTAGTAATAAAAAGAGACCCAACAACCTGACATTTGCCAGAACTTTCAACCACCAAATCTACGATATGATTGAGCTTCGTTTGGAGTCTTTCAAGTTTCTTAAGGATTTCCGCAAGCAAACCTTCAGCGTGGGTATGAAGCCCATGATGGCGTTCAACGGTCCCTTATTCGACACTCATCCCACTTACAAGCATATCAAGTCGTTGTTCCTTGACTTTTTCAGAGGTCAGGTTCTCGAGTCTCTTGACGTGGCTGGTTTACAACACGTCATTTCGATTTCTGCAGCCGAACTAGAGGAGAACAAGCCTCTGCCTGCCGTCTATTTCAGAGTTTATCTCGTAAAGTCATACAAGAGTTCGTCCGGTCCAAAAATGCCTCGAATCGAGCTCGATGAAGTTGGGCCTCGTTTTGATTTCCGCATCGGCCGTGTCCAAACTGCCGACCCTGAGATGGAGAAGGAGGCTCTCAAGAAGCCCAAGCAGCTCGAGGCTAAGACTAAGAAGAATATCGAAACTGATATCCTCGGTGATAAGGTCGGCCGTATCCACGTTGGCAAGCAGGAACTTGGCAAATTGCAAACCAGAAAGATGAAGGgtctcaagaagaagtatgACCAAGACAAAGAAGAGTCGGATTTCAGTGATGATGGCGAGCACGATGCTATTTTGGACGAGATCATCCAAGAGGTTCCCAGCAAAAAGCAGAGAGTCAACTAA